A region of the Synechococcus sp. PCC 7502 genome:
TCGAGATGGCATAAAACTTGCTGGGATAATCAAACCAGGTACAGCGCGAAATTTAGCCTTCACCACCCAAGGTAATCTGATTGCCAGTGCCTATGATAGCGGAACCGTATATGTAATAAATCCCAATGGTGAAATTCAACACGAGATTGTTACAGGTCAAGGCAGAATTAATAATGTTAGGTTTAGTCCTAGTGGTAAGCAAATCTTAACATCAGGGATAAACGGGACTGCTAAGCTTTGGCAACTCAATGGTCAATTACTAGCTGAATTGAAAGCAAGTTCAATAGGCTGGGTGAATAGTGCAGCATTTCATCCCAACGGACGTTTGATTGCAACTGCAAGTGATGATGGCATACTCCGTCTTTGGCAAACCAATGCTGAACTTTTATATAGTATGCCTCTTGGGGAAAGTAATAAGCTGACTAGCCTTGACTTCTCATCGGATGGAAAGAAATTAGCGGTGGTTAGTAATAAGGGACAAGTCTGGATCGTTGATGTTTCTAACTAGAGAGATACCTGTGAATAAGAAATTCTTACCTGCCTTGGCTTTAAGTTTCAGTTTAGGACTAAGCACTTGTTTTATCCCCGGAACCGTTGGTCTAAATATCTCCCCAAATTTAAGGCAAAGCTCAGTTAAAAGACTTTCAAATCGTCTAAAACTGGAAGTTATGTCGCAATTTCAAGGGCATCAATTAACGGGAGAAGCGATTATCCATATTCACTATAGTAGGGACGGTCGCTATTTACTTTCTGTGGCTACGGATGGATTGGCTAAACTTTGGGCTACGGATGGAAAGTTTATTCGAGCATTTGTGGGACAGCCTGTAGCTATGGTTT
Encoded here:
- a CDS encoding WD40 repeat domain-containing protein, whose translation is MSNQFLICLLLILIWGGRTEIGSSDTLIPVTSSMSAAPLKIKQQFTVAKVALNRIYFSPNGQSVVTASASGVASLWSLTGDSLSTMDGQKPPMFNARFSPNGQTVATTGYDGTIRLWNTQGKLLKQRQPHRAAVTDILIFLNEKFIVTSSDDGQTQIFNRDGIKLAGIIKPGTARNLAFTTQGNLIASAYDSGTVYVINPNGEIQHEIVTGQGRINNVRFSPSGKQILTSGINGTAKLWQLNGQLLAELKASSIGWVNSAAFHPNGRLIATASDDGILRLWQTNAELLYSMPLGESNKLTSLDFSSDGKKLAVVSNKGQVWIVDVSN